In Paenibacillus sp. 1781tsa1, one DNA window encodes the following:
- a CDS encoding TetR/AcrR family transcriptional regulator, protein MKNKPHVDSKKKDILQAAMRLFATKGVDGISVKEIGDAAGVTDAAIYKHFKNKDAVALEAFTQYCVDYTSLIDGYVRQEGPVLERFKQLVTEVLHLHDEDPYGLLLISQNHEIFIEAGSSDDYRQPLDALMDLIDQGMMRGELPQQDSRLTAVLVIGAITRMAVSSMQGELPELLVPYTGETVHRLSLMLGQVPQE, encoded by the coding sequence ATGAAGAACAAACCTCATGTGGATAGTAAAAAGAAAGATATTTTACAAGCGGCGATGCGCTTGTTTGCAACCAAAGGCGTTGACGGCATATCCGTCAAAGAAATCGGTGACGCCGCCGGAGTAACCGATGCGGCGATTTACAAACATTTTAAAAACAAAGATGCCGTTGCCCTGGAAGCCTTCACCCAATACTGCGTGGACTATACTTCACTGATTGACGGGTATGTTCGCCAGGAAGGTCCCGTGTTGGAACGCTTCAAGCAACTGGTGACTGAGGTTCTCCATCTGCATGATGAAGATCCCTATGGACTGCTGTTGATTTCACAGAATCATGAAATATTTATTGAAGCCGGAAGCAGTGATGATTACCGTCAGCCATTGGATGCGTTAATGGATCTGATCGATCAGGGAATGATGCGGGGCGAACTGCCTCAGCAGGATTCACGGCTCACAGCCGTTCTGGTGATCGGTGCGATTACACGTATGGCGGTCTCGAGTATGCAAGGTGAATTGCCAGAGTTGTTGGTACCCTACACCGGGGAAACCGTTCACCGACTCTCATTGATGTTGGGGCAGGTACCTCAAGAGTAG
- a CDS encoding NAD(P)H-dependent oxidoreductase: protein MMKKILIIQGNPVSPSYNGAIAEAYRKGAVQAGAEVRMITLNELEFNMNLKGGYRNKLPLETDLLEAQEAIKWAEHLVWVFPIWWGGPPALLKGFVDRIFMPGYAFKYQKGKPFPDQLLKGRTARMITTMDGPSWYYKWFQGEPAHKMMKISTFSLTGIKPVRITPVDLVGKQSEEQRKNWLDKIEQLGRKMG, encoded by the coding sequence ATCATGAAGAAAATATTAATCATCCAAGGCAATCCCGTTTCCCCGAGTTACAATGGCGCAATCGCCGAAGCTTATCGTAAAGGCGCTGTGCAGGCAGGTGCCGAGGTTCGCATGATCACCTTGAACGAACTGGAATTCAACATGAATTTAAAGGGAGGTTATCGTAATAAACTGCCGCTTGAAACGGACTTGCTAGAAGCACAAGAGGCGATTAAATGGGCCGAGCATCTCGTATGGGTATTCCCAATCTGGTGGGGAGGACCTCCTGCCCTGCTGAAAGGATTCGTTGACCGAATCTTCATGCCAGGTTATGCCTTCAAGTATCAAAAAGGAAAACCTTTCCCGGATCAGCTGCTCAAAGGCCGCACCGCTCGCATGATCACCACGATGGATGGTCCGAGCTGGTACTACAAATGGTTCCAGGGTGAACCTGCACACAAAATGATGAAGATCTCCACCTTTTCTCTGACAGGCATCAAACCTGTGCGCATAACACCTGTAGATCTGGTCGGCAAACAGTCCGAGGAACAGAGAAAGAATTGGTTGGATAAGATCGAACAGCTTGGGCGGAAGATGGGGTAA